The DNA region GCGAAGAATCTATCCCTGAGCTCGTAGTAGGTCCGCCTCGCCTTATGCTTGGCCAGGACCCCCAGAGTGTCCACAAGGTCGTGGAGGTAGGGCGGGAGGGAGGTGGCCTTCACGCCGGCCCGGGCCGCCATTTGTTCGAGCTTAGTCGAGCCGTCCGCGACGGCCTCTAGAATGGCCAAGTGGGTTCTGTACTCCCTGTCCAGCGACTCGGCCAGGACGTTCTCCACCTCGTGCCTAAGGGGGGCGCCCACGCCGACCACCAGCTTCTCCACGGCCTCCTCCACGGTCTTGACGCCCCACGTCTCCACTAGGCGGTAGTAGTAGGGCACGCCGCCGAATAGCAGGTAAAGCTTAAAGGCCTCCTCGCCACGGATCCCCAAGTCCTCAAGCCACTTAAAAACGGCCCCCGGCTCCAGCTCTTTCAGCTCTATCACCAGATCTGCCCTGCCGAATAAGGGGGCACCTGACTCGGCCACGAGCCTCTTCACCATCCCCACCACAGACCCCGTTATTATCACGGAGGGCTTCTCCCCCCTCGTGTCCCACATCTTCTGCAGTATATATGGCACCTCGGGCGCCACCTCAGCGAACCACTGGAACTCGTCAAAGGCCACCACCCCGCCCTTGAGGGCGAACAACGCGTCGAAGAAGTCCTCCCAGGTGTCGAATTTCACGTAGCGGGGGAGCCCGGCGTGTTTCCTCAACGCCTCTCCGTACTCGTGGAGCAACGCTTGCGGCGGCTTCTTGGGGTTTACGAAGAAGTACAAGCCGCCTCTCTCCTCCAGAAGGCAGTTACCAGGGCGGTCTTCCCAATGCGCCTCCGCCCGTAGATCACGGCAAGGAAGGGCTCCCTTAAGCTGCGGAGCAGGTAAAGCTCCTTATCCCTGCCGTAGAGTTTTATTACAGCCATAATTATTACAACTATAATAATTTAAAAACACGGCAGTCGGCGGCATAAGCAGAGGGACACGGCGCGTCCAGCATACGGCGATTCTACGGAGCTTGAAGCGG from Pyrobaculum arsenaticum DSM 13514 includes:
- a CDS encoding ATP-binding protein is translated as MYFFVNPKKPPQALLHEYGEALRKHAGLPRYVKFDTWEDFFDALFALKGGVVAFDEFQWFAEVAPEVPYILQKMWDTRGEKPSVIITGSVVGMVKRLVAESGAPLFGRADLVIELKELEPGAVFKWLEDLGIRGEEAFKLYLLFGGVPYYYRLVETWGVKTVEEAVEKLVVGVGAPLRHEVENVLAESLDREYRTHLAILEAVADGSTKLEQMAARAGVKATSLPPYLHDLVDTLGVLAKHKARRTYYELRDRFFAYWLRAVHRHRDTTPEERLGEKALAELPGFLQWAFEAAVRELIPKLYPVQKAVKAVYYATRGGARVQREVDALAVNEERKFAVVAEAKWAEVEPREVLPRLEEAARHLIPPGWEVKYAIFARRIRGEAPADLYDVESLIQRLKARGVEHSPI